A region from the Microcella frigidaquae genome encodes:
- a CDS encoding SURF1 family cytochrome oxidase biogenesis protein: protein MSILALALTRRWLGWLAFTTLFAVVCVGLAQWQWARRLEAVAEIRVVAQNWDAPPVALTEVLPGDAPLDPAAEWTPVVLEGEYLVDEQLLVRNRPFGGRPGFEVLTPLLLDSGAVFIVNRGWVPTGDEQDSPDAVPAPPEGPVEVIARLKPGEPTIAGRGAPEGQIATIHLPELAERVSGGPVIEGAYGLLDREQPASAERPVAALRPVADEGPHLSYTFQWYLFALLGFIGFGWALRHEHRVLRAAESGEPIAPPRRRRRVGPTDDEIEDALLDADDESRAGRQASEISSA, encoded by the coding sequence GTGAGCATCCTCGCGCTGGCCCTGACGCGGCGCTGGCTGGGCTGGCTGGCGTTCACGACGCTGTTCGCAGTGGTGTGCGTGGGGCTGGCGCAGTGGCAGTGGGCGCGCCGCCTGGAGGCCGTCGCCGAGATCCGCGTCGTCGCGCAGAACTGGGATGCCCCTCCGGTCGCCCTCACCGAAGTGCTGCCGGGCGACGCGCCCCTCGACCCCGCCGCCGAGTGGACCCCCGTCGTGCTCGAGGGCGAGTACCTGGTCGATGAGCAGCTGCTGGTGCGCAACCGCCCGTTCGGCGGCCGCCCCGGGTTCGAGGTCCTGACGCCGCTGCTGCTCGACTCGGGCGCCGTGTTCATCGTCAACCGCGGCTGGGTGCCGACCGGCGATGAGCAGGACTCCCCCGACGCCGTGCCCGCACCCCCAGAAGGCCCCGTCGAGGTGATCGCTCGGCTCAAGCCGGGCGAGCCGACGATCGCGGGGCGCGGCGCACCGGAGGGGCAGATCGCGACGATCCACCTTCCTGAGCTCGCCGAGCGGGTGAGCGGCGGCCCCGTCATCGAGGGCGCCTACGGCCTGCTCGACCGCGAGCAGCCCGCTTCGGCCGAGCGCCCGGTCGCCGCTCTGCGTCCTGTTGCCGATGAGGGACCGCACCTCAGCTACACCTTCCAGTGGTATCTCTTCGCGCTGCTCGGCTTCATCGGCTTCGGCTGGGCGCTCCGTCACGAGCACCGCGTCCTGCGCGCGGCCGAGAGCGGCGAGCCGATCGCTCCCCCGCGGCGGCGGCGCAGGGTCGGGCCGACCGACGATGAGATCGAGGACGCTCTGCTCGACGCGGATGACGAGAGCCGAGCGGGCCGTCAGGCGAGCGAGATCAGCTCGGCGTAG
- a CDS encoding DUF3099 domain-containing protein, which produces MSKPQSHAITSLPTSPDEERKARMVKYSVAMAVRMVCIMACFVTPGWWLLIPAFGAVVLPYVAVVAANTVVNSAGRAVERPGALLPVGEDRA; this is translated from the coding sequence GTGTCGAAGCCGCAGTCCCATGCGATCACCAGCCTCCCCACCTCGCCCGATGAGGAGCGCAAGGCCCGCATGGTCAAGTACTCCGTGGCCATGGCGGTGCGCATGGTGTGCATCATGGCGTGCTTCGTCACGCCCGGCTGGTGGCTGCTGATTCCCGCCTTCGGTGCGGTCGTGTTGCCCTACGTCGCGGTGGTCGCCGCGAACACCGTCGTGAACTCCGCCGGACGCGCCGTCGAGCGTCCCGGCGCGCTCCTGCCCGTGGGGGAGGACCGCGCGTGA
- the fabG gene encoding 3-oxoacyl-ACP reductase FabG has translation MTTQRTVLITGGNRGIGYSIAEEFLAQGHRVAVTARSGSGPAGALTVIADVTDADSLDAAFTTVEAELGPVEVVVANAGITRDTLLLRMSEEDFTSVIDTNLTGAFRTVKRASKGMLKARFGRIILISSVVGLYGSAGQVNYSASKSALVGMARSLTRELGGRGITANVVAPGFIETDMTAALPEDQQKAYQEAIPVGRFATPTEVARVVAWLAGDDAAYISGAVIPVDGGLGMGH, from the coding sequence ATGACCACCCAGCGCACTGTTCTGATCACCGGCGGCAACCGCGGCATCGGCTACTCGATCGCCGAGGAGTTCCTCGCCCAGGGGCATCGGGTGGCCGTCACGGCCCGCTCCGGCTCGGGCCCGGCCGGCGCGCTCACCGTGATCGCCGACGTCACCGACGCCGACTCGCTCGATGCTGCCTTCACGACGGTCGAGGCCGAGCTGGGACCGGTCGAGGTGGTCGTGGCGAACGCCGGGATCACCCGTGACACCCTCCTGCTTCGCATGTCGGAGGAGGACTTCACGAGCGTCATCGACACCAACCTCACTGGCGCCTTCCGCACGGTGAAGAGGGCGTCGAAGGGGATGCTCAAGGCCCGCTTCGGCCGCATCATCCTCATCTCCAGCGTGGTGGGGCTGTACGGCTCGGCCGGCCAGGTCAACTACAGCGCCTCGAAGTCCGCTCTCGTGGGCATGGCCCGCTCGCTGACGCGCGAGCTCGGCGGCCGCGGCATCACCGCCAACGTCGTCGCCCCGGGATTCATCGAGACCGACATGACGGCGGCCCTGCCGGAGGACCAGCAGAAGGCCTACCAGGAGGCGATCCCGGTCGGCCGCTTCGCGACCCCCACCGAGGTCGCCCGCGTCGTCGCCTGGCTCGCCGGCGACGATGCCGCCTACATCAGCGGGGCCGTGATCCCCGTCGACGGCGGCCTCGGCATGGGCCACTGA
- the serB gene encoding phosphoserine phosphatase SerB, giving the protein MASLLVVLDVDSTLIEEEAIELLAEEAGSGAAVAAVTARAMAGELDFATSLTERVATLVGLDEGVFARVAPRITLTRGARELVAGVHAVGGCVAVVSGGFHELLDPLAADLGLDAHRANRLAIEGGRLTGRTTGPVIDAAAKAEALREWAERFDVPLARTVAVGDGANDLAMMAAAGLSIAFDAKPIVRGAAHVSLVERDLAAVLGVLGLRG; this is encoded by the coding sequence ATGGCCTCGCTGCTCGTCGTGCTCGACGTCGACTCGACCCTCATCGAGGAGGAGGCGATCGAGCTGCTCGCCGAGGAGGCCGGGTCGGGCGCAGCCGTCGCCGCCGTCACCGCGCGCGCCATGGCGGGCGAGCTCGATTTCGCGACATCGCTCACCGAGCGGGTGGCGACGCTCGTCGGGCTCGACGAGGGCGTGTTCGCGCGGGTGGCCCCGCGGATCACGCTGACCCGCGGGGCGCGCGAGCTGGTCGCGGGGGTGCACGCGGTCGGCGGATGCGTCGCCGTCGTCTCCGGCGGATTCCACGAGCTGCTCGACCCCCTCGCCGCCGACCTCGGCCTCGACGCGCACCGGGCGAACCGGCTCGCGATCGAGGGCGGACGCCTCACGGGCCGCACGACGGGCCCCGTGATCGACGCCGCGGCCAAGGCCGAGGCGCTGCGCGAGTGGGCGGAGCGTTTCGACGTGCCCCTCGCGCGGACGGTCGCCGTCGGCGATGGCGCCAACGATCTGGCGATGATGGCCGCGGCCGGGCTGAGCATCGCGTTCGACGCGAAGCCGATCGTGCGCGGTGCCGCCCACGTCAGCCTCGTCGAGCGCGACCTCGCGGCCGTGCTCGGCGTGCTCGGGCTGCGGGGGTAG
- the glgC gene encoding glucose-1-phosphate adenylyltransferase — translation MSTPKIFGIVLAGGEGKRLMPLTVDRAKPAVPFAGGYRLIDFALSNLINSGLRQLVVLTQYKSHSLDRHVSQTWRLSGMLNAYVASVPAQQRLGKRWFSGSADAIYQSLNLIRDEKPDIVVVVGADHVYRMDFRQMIDAHIANGAGVTVAGIRQPIALADQFGVIETDPANPQRIAAFHEKPKNAVGLPDAPHEVLASMGNYVFDADVLVDAVTRDGDDPDSAHDMGGDIVPAFVREGRAFVYDLNRNEVPGATERDRFYWRDVGTIESFFDAHQDLISALPVFNLYNTDWPIYSQQLNSPPAKFVRDASGATGMMIDSIVSLGSVISGSHIERSVLGPWVTIESASVVDSVVFERVTIGAGAVVRRAILDKEVVVAPGAQVGVDHDADRARGLTVTETGIVVAGKGVRIE, via the coding sequence ATGTCGACTCCCAAGATCTTCGGAATCGTGCTCGCGGGCGGTGAGGGAAAGCGGCTCATGCCCTTGACGGTCGACCGCGCGAAACCCGCCGTGCCCTTCGCGGGCGGTTATCGGCTGATCGACTTCGCCCTCTCGAACCTCATCAACTCGGGACTGCGTCAGCTGGTCGTCCTGACCCAGTACAAGAGCCATTCGCTCGACCGGCACGTGTCGCAGACCTGGCGGCTGAGCGGCATGCTCAACGCCTACGTCGCCTCGGTTCCCGCCCAGCAGCGTCTCGGAAAGCGCTGGTTCTCGGGGTCGGCCGACGCGATCTACCAGAGCCTCAACCTGATCCGTGATGAGAAGCCCGACATCGTCGTGGTGGTCGGTGCCGATCACGTGTACCGGATGGACTTCCGGCAGATGATCGACGCGCACATCGCCAACGGCGCGGGCGTGACGGTCGCGGGCATCCGCCAGCCGATCGCCCTCGCCGACCAGTTCGGCGTCATCGAGACCGACCCGGCCAACCCGCAGCGCATCGCGGCCTTCCACGAGAAGCCGAAGAACGCGGTCGGGCTTCCGGATGCCCCGCACGAGGTGCTCGCGTCGATGGGCAACTACGTGTTCGATGCCGATGTGCTCGTCGACGCCGTGACCCGAGACGGCGACGACCCCGACAGCGCGCACGACATGGGCGGCGACATCGTGCCGGCCTTCGTGCGCGAGGGCCGCGCCTTCGTCTACGACCTCAACCGCAACGAGGTGCCCGGTGCCACCGAGCGCGACCGCTTCTACTGGCGCGACGTGGGCACGATCGAGTCGTTCTTCGACGCCCACCAGGACCTCATCTCGGCGCTGCCGGTGTTCAACCTCTACAACACCGATTGGCCCATCTACTCGCAGCAGTTGAACTCGCCGCCCGCGAAGTTCGTGCGCGACGCCTCCGGTGCCACCGGCATGATGATCGACTCGATCGTCTCGCTCGGCTCGGTCATCTCCGGTTCGCACATCGAGCGCAGCGTGCTCGGCCCCTGGGTGACGATCGAGTCGGCGTCGGTCGTCGACAGCGTGGTGTTCGAGCGCGTCACCATCGGGGCGGGAGCCGTCGTGCGGCGGGCTATTCTCGACAAGGAGGTCGTCGTGGCCCCCGGCGCCCAGGTGGGCGTCGACCACGACGCCGACCGCGCCCGCGGCCTCACGGTCACCGAGACGGGCATCGTGGTCGCCGGCAAGGGCGTCCGCATCGAGTAG
- the glgA gene encoding glycogen synthase — MRVDVITREYPPEIYGGAGVHVAELVRALRSGIDVRVRCFGAPRNEAGTHAYLVPGTLSSANPALATMGVDLAIADDVDGADLVHSHTWYANAAGHLSQLLHGIPHVVTAHSLEPLRPWKAEQLGGGYRVSRWIEKNAFEAADAVIAVSEGMRRDILRCYPEIDESRVTVIHNGIDLERWQRTIDHEAVRSLGIDPDRPTVVFVGRITRQKGLPYLLQAARRLPADVQLVLCAGAPDTPEILREVQHGVAALQAERSGVVWIERMLTPSELSAVLSAATTFVCPSVYEPLGIVNLEAMACGVAVVGTNTGGIPEVVDDGITGRLVPIDQVHDGSGTPLDPERFIADLAATLTEVVSDRDAALAMGAAGRTRAEAMFSWPSIAARTTELYRTLL, encoded by the coding sequence ATGCGCGTCGACGTGATCACCCGTGAGTATCCGCCCGAGATCTACGGGGGAGCGGGGGTGCATGTCGCTGAGCTGGTGCGGGCGCTCCGCAGCGGCATCGACGTACGGGTCCGGTGCTTCGGCGCACCCCGCAACGAGGCGGGAACCCACGCCTACCTGGTGCCGGGCACGCTCAGCTCGGCGAATCCCGCCCTGGCGACGATGGGCGTCGACCTGGCGATCGCCGACGACGTCGACGGCGCCGACCTCGTGCACTCGCACACCTGGTACGCGAACGCGGCCGGCCACCTGTCGCAGCTGCTCCACGGGATCCCGCACGTCGTGACGGCGCACAGCCTCGAGCCGCTGCGACCGTGGAAGGCCGAGCAACTCGGGGGCGGCTACCGCGTGTCGCGCTGGATCGAGAAGAACGCCTTCGAGGCGGCGGATGCCGTGATCGCGGTGAGCGAGGGAATGCGCCGCGACATCCTGCGCTGCTACCCCGAGATCGACGAGTCGCGCGTGACCGTGATCCACAACGGCATCGACCTGGAGCGCTGGCAGCGCACTATCGACCACGAGGCCGTGCGCTCGCTCGGCATCGACCCCGACCGGCCGACCGTCGTCTTCGTCGGCCGCATCACGCGCCAGAAGGGCCTGCCCTACCTGCTGCAGGCCGCCCGCCGCCTGCCGGCCGACGTTCAGCTCGTGCTCTGCGCCGGCGCCCCCGACACCCCGGAGATCCTCCGCGAGGTGCAGCACGGCGTCGCGGCGCTGCAGGCCGAGCGCAGCGGCGTCGTCTGGATCGAGCGCATGCTCACCCCGAGCGAGCTGAGCGCCGTGCTCTCAGCGGCGACCACCTTCGTCTGCCCCAGCGTCTACGAGCCTCTCGGGATCGTGAACCTCGAGGCGATGGCCTGCGGCGTCGCGGTGGTCGGCACGAACACGGGCGGCATCCCCGAGGTCGTCGACGACGGCATCACCGGCCGCCTCGTGCCGATCGACCAGGTGCACGACGGCTCGGGAACGCCGCTCGACCCGGAACGGTTCATCGCGGACCTCGCGGCGACGCTGACCGAGGTCGTCAGCGATCGGGATGCGGCGCTCGCGATGGGCGCCGCCGGCCGGACTCGCGCCGAAGCCATGTTCTCGTGGCCGAGCATCGCCGCGCGCACGACCGAGCTGTACCGCACCCTGCTCTAG
- a CDS encoding ABC transporter ATP-binding protein translates to MASVLTFDDVSLTRDGTTILDHVTWQVTSDQRWVVLGPNGAGKTTMLQVAASFLHPTSGRAVVLDELLGATDVFELRPRIGFASTALARRIPGNERVLDVVMTASYSVTGRWNEQYEEVDVRRAERVLREWHLDGFGDRLFGTLSDGEQKRVQIARAIMTDPELLLLDEPAASLDLGAREELLQLLGAYASEPSSPAMVMVTHHVEEIPPGFTHALLLRTGAIAAAGPLDDVMTSENLTAAFGLALQVTRDGDRFTARAA, encoded by the coding sequence ATGGCCAGTGTTCTCACGTTCGACGACGTCTCCCTGACCCGTGATGGCACCACCATCCTCGACCACGTCACCTGGCAGGTGACCTCCGACCAGCGGTGGGTGGTGCTCGGTCCGAATGGCGCCGGCAAGACCACCATGCTGCAGGTCGCGGCATCGTTCCTGCACCCGACCTCGGGGCGGGCCGTCGTGCTGGACGAGCTGCTGGGCGCCACGGACGTGTTCGAGCTGCGGCCCCGCATCGGGTTCGCCTCGACGGCCCTCGCGCGCCGCATCCCGGGCAATGAGCGCGTGCTCGACGTGGTCATGACGGCCTCGTACTCGGTGACCGGCCGCTGGAACGAGCAGTACGAGGAGGTCGATGTGCGCCGCGCTGAGCGCGTGCTGCGCGAGTGGCACCTCGACGGATTCGGCGACCGCCTGTTCGGCACGCTCAGCGACGGCGAGCAGAAGCGGGTGCAGATTGCGCGGGCCATCATGACCGACCCCGAGCTGCTGCTGCTCGACGAGCCCGCGGCGAGCCTCGACCTCGGCGCGCGCGAGGAGCTCCTGCAGCTGCTCGGCGCCTACGCGAGCGAGCCCTCCTCGCCGGCCATGGTCATGGTCACCCACCACGTGGAGGAGATCCCGCCGGGCTTCACGCACGCGCTGCTGCTCCGGACGGGCGCCATCGCCGCCGCCGGACCGCTCGATGACGTCATGACGAGCGAGAACCTCACGGCCGCCTTCGGTCTGGCGCTGCAGGTCACCCGCGACGGCGACCGCTTCACCGCTCGCGCCGCCTGA
- a CDS encoding type B 50S ribosomal protein L31 — MKTDIHPEYAAVVFRDLASGETFLTRSTVSSDKTIELDGVTYPVIDVEISSASHPFYTGKQRIMDSAGRVEKFNQRFKGFGN, encoded by the coding sequence ATGAAGACTGACATCCACCCCGAGTACGCCGCCGTCGTGTTCCGCGACCTGGCCTCGGGCGAGACCTTCCTCACCCGTTCGACGGTCTCGAGCGACAAGACCATCGAGCTCGACGGTGTCACCTACCCGGTGATCGACGTCGAGATCTCCTCGGCCTCGCACCCGTTCTACACGGGCAAGCAGCGCATCATGGACTCGGCCGGTCGCGTCGAGAAGTTCAACCAGCGCTTCAAGGGCTTCGGCAACTAG
- a CDS encoding exonuclease domain-containing protein — MALLDRELAVFDLETTGVDVRTARIVTACVAVLDASGTVVSRRDWLADPGVEIPEGAAAIHGITTERARAEGRPAAEVVAEVVAELRAQLAVGRPLVVYNAPYDLSLLAAEAARHGVAPLVDPAPVIDPLVLDKAVDRYRKGKRTLEVAAVHYGVTLDGAHDAGADAIAAGQVARALAATHAAALPATLEELHAAQARWHDQQADNFENYMRTQRDHSFTADRGWPVRG; from the coding sequence ATGGCCCTCCTCGACCGCGAACTGGCCGTCTTCGACCTCGAAACGACGGGCGTGGATGTCCGCACCGCCCGCATCGTCACCGCCTGCGTCGCCGTGCTCGACGCCTCCGGCACCGTGGTCTCCCGCCGCGATTGGCTGGCCGATCCCGGGGTCGAGATCCCGGAGGGTGCCGCGGCCATCCACGGCATCACGACGGAGCGCGCGCGGGCCGAGGGTCGCCCGGCCGCCGAGGTCGTGGCGGAGGTCGTGGCAGAGCTGCGCGCGCAGCTGGCGGTCGGTCGGCCGCTCGTGGTCTACAACGCTCCCTACGACCTCTCCCTGCTCGCCGCCGAGGCCGCGCGGCACGGTGTCGCGCCCCTCGTCGACCCGGCACCGGTGATCGACCCTCTCGTGCTCGACAAGGCCGTCGACCGGTACCGCAAGGGCAAGCGCACGCTCGAGGTCGCCGCGGTGCACTACGGCGTGACGCTCGACGGTGCGCACGACGCGGGGGCCGACGCGATCGCCGCCGGTCAGGTGGCGCGTGCCCTGGCGGCGACGCACGCCGCGGCGCTGCCCGCCACGCTCGAGGAGCTGCACGCTGCTCAGGCGCGCTGGCACGACCAGCAGGCCGACAACTTCGAGAACTACATGCGCACGCAGCGCGACCACAGCTTCACGGCCGACCGCGGCTGGCCTGTGCGCGGCTAG
- the treS gene encoding maltose alpha-D-glucosyltransferase yields MSFTAPLTTPGLTLDPHWHRRAVFYEVMVRSFMDSNGDGIGDLAGLISKLDYLQWLGVDALWLPPFFESPLRDGGYDVADYTSVLPEFGTIEQFRELVTKAHERNMRIVIDLVINHTSDQHPWFQASREDPEGPYGDYYVWSDTDEKYEDVRIIFVDTEESNWSFDPVRRQFYWHRFFSHQPDLNFENPKVHDEIFDIVRFWADLGVDGFRLDAIPYLYESDGGTGESEPPTHAFIAKLRAMVDEEYPGRILIAEANQWPHEVVEFFGTDEQPECHMAFDFPVMPRIFYALRSQQATELERQLSEEVHAPEGSAWGVFLRNHDELTLEMVSEEYRQAMYGWYAYDPRMRANVGIRRRLAPLLDNSRAELELAHALLFSLPGSPFLYYGDEIGMGDNIWLPDRDSSRTPMQWTPDRNAGFSTADPGKLYLPVVQSLVYHYSQTNVESQLAQSRSLLHWVRNVIHVRKAHPTFGLGTMRVLRTDNESVLAFVREYAGTGSHLGDSPERILCVFSFAHNPVSATISAEGLEGVGLHDLFGGAPFPAVGDDGSLTLTLGTQSFYWLGVEER; encoded by the coding sequence GTGTCGTTCACCGCCCCCCTCACCACTCCCGGCCTGACCCTCGACCCGCACTGGCACCGTCGTGCCGTGTTCTACGAGGTCATGGTGCGCTCGTTCATGGATTCGAACGGCGACGGCATCGGCGATCTCGCCGGGCTGATCTCGAAGCTCGACTACCTGCAGTGGCTGGGGGTCGACGCACTGTGGCTGCCGCCGTTCTTCGAGAGCCCGTTGCGCGACGGCGGCTACGACGTCGCCGACTACACGTCGGTTCTGCCCGAGTTCGGCACGATCGAGCAGTTCCGCGAACTCGTGACGAAGGCGCACGAGCGCAACATGCGGATCGTCATCGACCTGGTCATCAACCACACCTCCGACCAGCATCCGTGGTTCCAGGCCTCGCGGGAGGACCCGGAGGGGCCCTACGGCGACTACTACGTCTGGAGCGATACCGACGAGAAGTACGAGGATGTCCGCATCATCTTCGTCGACACCGAGGAGTCGAACTGGTCGTTCGACCCGGTGCGTCGGCAGTTCTACTGGCACCGCTTCTTCTCGCACCAGCCCGACCTGAACTTCGAGAACCCGAAGGTGCACGACGAGATCTTCGATATCGTCCGGTTCTGGGCCGACCTCGGGGTCGATGGCTTCCGGCTCGACGCGATTCCCTATCTCTACGAGTCCGACGGCGGCACCGGCGAGAGCGAGCCGCCCACCCACGCGTTCATCGCGAAGCTGCGCGCGATGGTCGACGAGGAGTACCCCGGCCGCATTCTCATCGCCGAGGCCAACCAGTGGCCCCACGAGGTCGTCGAGTTCTTCGGCACCGACGAGCAGCCCGAGTGCCACATGGCCTTCGACTTCCCGGTCATGCCGCGCATCTTCTACGCACTCCGCTCGCAGCAGGCGACCGAGCTCGAGCGGCAGCTGAGCGAGGAGGTGCACGCCCCCGAGGGCAGCGCCTGGGGGGTCTTCCTGCGCAACCACGACGAGCTGACCCTCGAGATGGTGAGCGAGGAGTACCGGCAGGCGATGTACGGCTGGTACGCCTACGACCCGCGGATGCGCGCCAACGTCGGAATCCGCCGGCGGCTGGCGCCGCTGCTCGACAACTCACGCGCCGAGCTTGAGCTGGCCCACGCCCTGCTGTTCAGCCTGCCGGGCAGCCCCTTCCTGTACTACGGGGACGAGATCGGCATGGGCGACAACATCTGGCTGCCCGACCGCGACAGCTCGCGCACGCCCATGCAATGGACGCCCGACCGCAACGCGGGCTTCTCGACCGCCGACCCCGGCAAGCTGTACCTGCCCGTCGTGCAGTCGCTCGTGTACCACTACAGCCAGACGAACGTCGAGAGCCAGCTCGCGCAGTCGCGCTCGCTGCTGCACTGGGTGCGCAACGTGATCCACGTGCGCAAGGCGCACCCGACCTTCGGCCTCGGCACGATGCGCGTGCTGCGCACCGACAACGAGTCGGTGCTGGCGTTCGTGCGCGAGTACGCCGGAACCGGGTCGCACCTGGGCGACTCCCCGGAGCGCATCCTGTGCGTGTTCTCGTTCGCCCACAACCCGGTTTCGGCGACGATCAGCGCCGAGGGGCTGGAGGGGGTTGGCCTGCACGACCTGTTCGGCGGCGCGCCCTTCCCCGCCGTCGGCGACGACGGCTCCCTCACCCTGACGCTCGGCACCCAGAGCTTCTACTGGCTGGGCGTGGAGGAGCGCTGA
- a CDS encoding alpha/beta fold hydrolase, translating to MVAPSPYAEALARIPARERDIEVLGSRTHLVEYGPLDADRTVVLVHGFRGDHHGLGPVVAQLPGIRFIAPDLPGFGASAPLEGRPHDIDGYVAWLDAFLHEAGVHGTAVLLGHSFGSIVVSAAVANGVPTPRVILVNPIGQNALAGPRGILTRLAVLFYRVGAALPERLGFAALRSRLVTRVMSETMAKTDDRALRRWIHEEHDRYFSAFATRQSLLEAFRASVSHDVSEYAADMTPSTLLVVADEDDITPLAAQEHLVTLFPDARLEVIAGVGHLIHYEKPVEAAAAIRAFLA from the coding sequence ATGGTCGCCCCTTCTCCGTACGCCGAGGCGCTCGCGCGCATCCCGGCGCGCGAGCGCGACATCGAGGTGCTCGGGTCGCGCACACACCTGGTCGAGTACGGGCCGCTGGATGCCGACCGCACGGTCGTGCTCGTGCACGGCTTCCGCGGCGACCACCACGGGCTCGGACCGGTCGTGGCGCAGCTGCCGGGCATCCGGTTCATCGCCCCCGACCTGCCGGGGTTCGGAGCCAGCGCGCCGCTCGAGGGCCGCCCGCACGACATCGACGGCTACGTGGCCTGGCTCGACGCCTTCCTGCACGAGGCCGGCGTGCACGGCACGGCGGTTCTGCTCGGGCACTCGTTCGGCTCGATCGTCGTCTCCGCGGCCGTCGCGAACGGCGTGCCGACGCCGCGGGTGATCCTCGTCAACCCGATCGGACAGAACGCGCTGGCCGGCCCGCGCGGCATTCTCACGCGCCTGGCCGTGCTGTTCTACCGGGTGGGGGCCGCGCTGCCCGAGCGCCTCGGCTTCGCCGCCCTCCGCAGCCGCCTGGTCACGCGCGTGATGAGCGAGACGATGGCGAAGACGGATGACCGCGCCCTGCGTCGCTGGATCCACGAGGAGCACGACCGCTACTTCTCGGCCTTCGCCACCCGCCAGAGCCTTCTCGAGGCCTTCCGCGCCTCCGTCTCGCACGACGTCTCGGAGTATGCGGCCGACATGACGCCGAGCACGTTGCTCGTCGTCGCCGACGAGGACGACATCACGCCGCTCGCGGCCCAGGAGCACCTGGTCACGCTGTTCCCGGATGCGCGCCTCGAGGTCATCGCCGGCGTCGGGCACCTCATCCACTACGAGAAGCCGGTCGAGGCGGCCGCGGCCATCCGCGCCTTCCTCGCCTGA
- a CDS encoding glycosyltransferase family 4 protein translates to MRILIDCRYVRFPRHDGISRFTASLVDALRPLLADGESLELLISDERQLSMLPTGLPWHIVSGPTSAREPFVARQVNRLAPDVVFSPMQTMGALGRRYPLVLTLHDLIYYAHPTPPRDLPWPVRLGWRLYHLAWWPQRLLLNRADAVVTVSETTRALMQQHRLTRRSITVVPNAADRPATVAPRSRPEGIELVYMGSFMPYKGVDTLVAALHHLPGARLHLLSRIRPADRARFEAAAPAGALVVHDGVSDDEYAALLDGAMALVSASRDEGFGIPLVEAMGRGTPVVVSDIPIFREIGGETALYATPGDAEAFAASVTELLAAGEWERRSAAAPAEAARFDWGRSAAVLLELLREQAALGRR, encoded by the coding sequence ATGCGCATCCTCATCGACTGCCGCTACGTGCGGTTCCCGCGCCACGACGGCATCAGCCGGTTCACCGCGAGCCTCGTGGATGCCCTCCGCCCACTGCTCGCCGACGGCGAGTCGCTCGAGCTCCTGATCAGCGATGAGCGGCAGTTGTCGATGCTGCCGACCGGGCTGCCCTGGCACATCGTGAGCGGACCCACCAGCGCTCGCGAGCCGTTCGTCGCGCGCCAGGTCAACCGGCTCGCGCCGGACGTGGTGTTCAGCCCGATGCAGACGATGGGAGCGCTCGGGCGGCGCTACCCGCTCGTGCTCACCCTGCACGACCTCATCTACTACGCGCACCCCACCCCGCCGCGCGACCTGCCCTGGCCGGTGCGCCTTGGCTGGCGGCTGTACCACCTGGCGTGGTGGCCGCAGCGGCTGCTGCTGAACCGCGCCGACGCGGTCGTCACCGTGAGCGAGACCACCCGCGCGCTCATGCAGCAGCACCGGCTGACACGGCGGTCGATCACGGTCGTGCCGAACGCCGCCGACCGGCCGGCGACCGTCGCGCCGCGCTCGCGCCCGGAGGGCATCGAGCTCGTCTACATGGGCTCGTTCATGCCGTACAAGGGCGTCGACACGCTCGTGGCGGCCTTGCACCACCTGCCGGGGGCGCGGCTGCACCTGCTGAGCCGCATCCGCCCCGCCGATCGCGCACGCTTCGAGGCGGCGGCCCCGGCCGGCGCGCTCGTCGTGCACGACGGCGTGAGCGACGACGAGTACGCCGCGCTGCTCGACGGTGCCATGGCACTCGTGAGCGCCTCGCGCGACGAGGGCTTCGGCATCCCGCTCGTCGAGGCGATGGGGCGCGGCACGCCCGTCGTCGTCAGCGACATCCCGATCTTCCGCGAGATCGGCGGCGAGACGGCGCTGTACGCGACGCCGGGGGATGCCGAGGCCTTCGCCGCGAGCGTCACCGAGCTGCTGGCGGCGGGGGAGTGGGAGCGCCGCTCGGCCGCGGCCCCCGCCGAGGCGGCCCGGTTCGACTGGGGACGGTCGGCCGCCGTGCTGCTCGAGCTACTGCGCGAGCAGGCCGCGCTGGGACGCCGCTGA